The genome window TGTAATAAAAGGTAATGATTTTATGTAtcgtaaaaatatatttttatttgagcTGTGTGGGCAATAATaagaattattaaatttatattcactatttgaatatataactttatcattaatatatttttttaatataatattaaaacatttttgaTCATTACGatctattattataccaccatatataatattaccAATTAAATAtcttaataaatttatatcaatatttttattattaaaaaatttacatatattttttttagacaATTTTAATTCGATATCTGTAAATTCGTATATGTTATTGAACCctttgtttttaaatttattccTTTCTTGTATTAaagaatgaaaaaaacataaaataaaatttagtttatttattaatattttctcgCTTTCATTcctttttgttttcttcaatttttttccacATGCAAATTTATCACAATCATCATTATGATCCTTACTATTCATGCTCAATATTTCACTCATTTCTTCAACACTTTCAAGTTTCGTATCATCATCTACATAATCATTATAGCCACTACAATCTAAATCTTCTTCCCCTTCATCTAACTCTCCCAGTTGAATTTCCCCATCATCCATTTCATCTTCGTCAATGCTGGAATAAACATTGATAAGAGAAGactttaaattatatggaTTTTCGAATGTAATTTTTACACAtagttttaataaataatgaggAAATGATGCAACAGAACTTGTACTTATCCATATTCTAAATTCTGGATTAGAATATTGTATATTGCaaatttctatatatttttcaatttctAAAATAAgatgaatatttaaatgagCATTTTCAATTAATACCCATAACCCATCTTTAATAGCATCgtttaatattttgagcaaataatttttatcatgtttattgtatattattaaattatttttcccTGTAATTTTTTCACTTAATGTCATAATATCATTTGCTGTATTTAAACGGTGTTCAGAAAGAATTagaattaatttattttttgatgaATGTTCataacatttatataagtcttttgcataattttgtgatgatatatttaaatgttGATCTACataattattcatattcaattttaatatatcaaaatgaaatattttatagattattaatttttcaaagtCACccaataaattttttatatctttatgTTGCAATATTGTATGAtctgtttttatatttctaaatatatattcatattcaTTCAATacctttttaaaaaatatataatatttttctttctttatcaatttttttacactGATATATTCTTTCATATTTAACCAAGACAAGTTTTTTGTTTCAAACTCGAAAACGTATTTTGAATCATTATCTGCTTGAATCACCTCATCATTCTTACTTTCCTCAAACGTTTCTATAATTACATTATCTTCAAAAGAATTCATAAAATCATCGTTCTCCTTCTTATTTTGTTGTAGCATCATGTATTGGATAtgtgtattattatattgtcCATTAGATTTTTGTGTCGGGATACCCatgaatttatattgtttcTCACTACAAACACTTTCCTTATCACTGCTTTCCTCGAGAGTGTGCAAAGATATATTATCTTggtttatattattatcttcaTCATCGCTTGTTACTTGCATATCTTCGTCGGAGCTCGTagctttttcattttctaaaCTGAATTTtccatcattttttattttgatatcAATATTAGCATCAAGATTAGGAAAACGATTATATGAATCTCCAAATTTTGCACCATCACCAACTTTTCCATCATTAATCAAGACATTCTTGGTCAATCCCTCTGCTATGGCACTTTCTCTCCTTTCCTTGTGGTTGTGTTTATTCTGAACCATTTTGACCACctcattttttacattgGAAAATTTTGGATAGTCATCatatataagaaaataataatcatcGTATTCAATTTcccttttatatatatttatcatacaaacaagataaaaaaagaaaatatattgatgTTTTTCGGAAAGAGTTCGTGAAATTTCATagtgaattttttttgtaaaaatattgagtatgtctttttttcttttatctaataatttattttcctcTGATTTATCTATGCTAATATTTAATAGATTGACAAATGATAAAATCGAAGAATTATAGAAAGGATTAAAAGcaattaatttattcataGAATGATAAATGATAGATATATGTTCTGACAtactaatataattttttctaattttcataatttcttttttattaattttaaattctttaattttttttttattttcatgaaataaattatttgcaTTTTCAAACGTTTTAACAATATCATCGTCACTTAATATATCTTCTTtgtaatttaaaatatataaaatttcattttctttatttataatttgattatttaaatcatGGATATGATGAATAAGCATAgttcttttttcattagAATTTTTTGAcaatttttctattaaaGTTTCTAAGAAATATTcttctaatatttttaaattaatattaaaatttactACGTTTAAACAATTCTGTGTATTGTCATCAAAGTGTGGATTTCCATATacgataaaataaatattaaatgaattGTTAATTGTGATTATTTTGTTGTTAAAATTGAcacaattatttttcatattgtTAGATTTTTCGTTATCCTTTtgtattgttattttaCTATCAGTACTACaattttcttcatcttttttttcaataacaACAGAATTATTCAATGACGTAGACAAGCTACTAATTTGATTTTCACAATTAAGGTAATTGTCTTCTGTTtgtttatcattttttttatttctaagattttgtaaattaatcaaacttttatttattttataattaagcaaagaagaaaataatatacttGCACTGTCGTCGTAATGTGTAAACAAAACTATATTACCCAATCGCATGCATCTTTCTACTTTGTCAATAAAATTAGAACTATTATTTCTTAGTATTTCTacatctttttttttatcatataaatttttaagaaaatttgtaacaataaaatgtggatctattaataaattatactttatactattattcattattacaatgttttcaaaataaactTTACTTTTTGTTAAACCATATGCTATCCATCtttctaaatttattttcgattctaaaaaattataaatagatatattttttgtatgtttaatattaaactgtgttaatattttaaaaatttttaatttaataataattctataTTCATAGGAAAAGTAggatatataattcataaGTGATGCTATAATTATAGAATCTCCAATAAGTAAAtctcgttttttttttaaatattctttttttttaatccaTTTAATCTCTTGTTCTAATAAGCAagttaaaataattttagatcttttaattttttcttttatattttctattttttcaaataattcgTTTTGTTTAATAGTTATTTCTTCCCTTTCTGTCTCAAttctttttaaattgtCATTTACTATGTTTAAATCGTTTCTACATATTTCTAAGTATTCTAGTTCTTtgtttatttcattttctagCATAATaactttttctttttttggtttcaattctttatttattatgaaataattataaattgcCAAAATCCATTGACACATAGTTTCACAAGCTTTTGAAGCTTTTCTTACAAATTTTGGATTgaagtttttatttttgattaGTGGTTCAatctttattatcatttcttcttcaattaaatttttatcatatttttttaaattttctagAAACGCTTTTGAATCTCTGAATATTGATTTTTGAGCTAGGACCCAATAATTTAGTGTTTTTGGTCGAATTAATTTTCcttgtaaatatttttcatcttcttttaaaaatgttaatatGCATTGTATTACCATTATAACAATTGCTGGTGGATTTATAAAAGCTTTTAATTCTCTTAAATGATCaacttttaatttatttaaattatttaatgaatCACTTAACAATGCAAAACTTTTAGATATCTCTGCATTtacttcattttttaaatttgtaatactttttattttggttttcatttcattttctttctttttaatttcagcttgttttatatatgcgtCTTTTTTATCTCTTTCAATTTCgtttgctttttttttcatttctatATTTGTATTGTTTAAGACAGGCtgcatatttaataaatagtttttcataatttttatgtcGTGTTCACATTTTCGTAATTTGTTTAATGCTTTACTATATAAATCAATGTTTTTGTCAaattcgattttttttaaattataaaaatagtcAAAGTAGtgtaataaatgaatatatttgttataatttatacaaacgtgtatttgtttttcttttttatatttctttgataataatactaTTTCTTTATGGATTctaagaaatattttattttccacAATATTGTCTATCCACTTAGATTCTCCTTCATTGCTTATAATTTCCATTTCTGATTCTTGTAATAATGCAGTTTTCTCCTTCATTTCgatattatttccattaaAAATTGTGCAAGGATTTCTTCCATCGTCAACTTTTTTGCCTTTTTCAATACTTTTACTATCATCACCTATTACGTTATTGTaaagttttatatttccatttttatctttattagAATTATTTGTGTCGTTGAGAATATTGGGGTCCCAttcttcttttaatttatttgtttctcCTACGGGCTTTACTGTGTTTACTTGTCCTGGTTCAAGTGTCGAATCCACTATTGTATTGTAGTTTATTATGGATTTGCTTTCGTTTTTCTCGTTTATCGTTTCTTCTGATGTCACATTTACATCTATCCTTTGTTCTTTTGTAGTTTTTATTATGGGTTCGAGAGAGGAATGTTCatttagtattttttttgtgtcgCATTCTAGAGTATTTTTGAAGAAATTCTTTGCAATTATGTGTAAACCTTGTTTATTGTCTTcttcaaaatatatgatatgtgaattttttaaaatatatggatattTCAGTATATAGTCGACTGTGTTCAACGATATATTTAAACTCACATGAAATTTCTTTCtaatagtttttttatatatattataaatatttgttatGTTTCTAACTAGATGCTCTTCTTCACATTTACTTTTACAttcattataaattttttttaagctttcttcattatataatagatagctatcattataattataaatattatttaaattttctaaaataaaatcaaaattattattttcatcatttatataatagacATACtgtttttcatatataccACAGTCAAATAAGCacctttttatttcttctttgaaaaccttttttttactatttttatttagttCAGATATAACTAGTGTTTTGTTAATTATGAATgcacatattttatttacgctttttttaatagtGTCATTTATACCAATAGACAAAATATGCGAATTTTCAATCATAAAtgtttttgtaattttacatatatatattaatatattatcaaataaaattaaattaatcttttctttattattatattcagaAATATAAGAATTTACACAGCTATATAAATCGTTTATATCGTATACTTGTTCATATACattttgatataaatttaaaaagttgcaaaatgttatattattatagtgattatatattttatcaaattcattgggaaaatattctttaaatttgtttttaattatttctgcacatttttttttattactttttgATTTAAAGCTTTCTACATATAAGGATTTATTTTcgtttataaaataaagtaatatttgttcttttctagtatttatgttttttgataaatagaaaatatatttaaatacttttttaatattattaatatcaaagaaatttaaaaatatttcttcttTTCTACCAGAGTAACAATCAAAATTGTTGTTATATTTCATTCCTTTGAGagatttataaatatctGTTTGCATGtttactatattttttactagactttttatatttatatcatatacattaaataaataattcaaataagtataaaaaatattataaatttctttataattataactattataataaataatattaaaattgttatataatctgctagttttattattagcATGTGAATTGTTCATAGTTGCTAAACAAGTTAAATCAtcaacatattttaaacaCAAATGCTCATCtataaaaaagttataattaaatagcATTCTTAAAAACTCATGCGATGATAAATAATGGCTTCTTTTAAAAGATCCGACTTCTGtttcaatatttatatcatctatataaaaagtacatattttattatttggtgttccataaaaattatttcgtATCTTAATTAACTTTGATTCAATATAATTTCGAACATGTTTACTTGTAGTactatttgaaaaataaaaatcaacTGTGAAAAATTTATCGTTTCCTATAATCCTATTTAAATAACAATCAACAGTTAGCGATTTTCCTATATTGCTGCATCCtgatattataatattttttttattttttataaaaacatcTATATTATACAACATAGAAATTTgctttttttgttttaccatcatatcattattatttatatattcatctATACatgtaaatttattttccttattAGTTAAATGActtaaaacatttttctgataattaaaataaaagtcGAATAGATTTATGTCTAGTTTTAGCTCTTTTCTAGTATTATAACTCTTTTtgttatacatttttttattttcatgatttatatcattttcttgGTCTTTTCTAGAAGATAAGCTGCATCTATCTTCTAAAAACCTGTTTTTTTGCATCATTATTTGCTCATCTTCGCTTACTTTCACTGAAGTggcattattattattattatcattattttgatatgTTGTTTCAATTGGTATAGTCTCGTTTGTAGTTTCTATTACTTCTGCATCTTTTGATATTTGGTGAGTTTGAgtcaaattataaatgtcattataataattaacattgtatataatatcgTCTACGTTTTCTGGATCATACTTgttttctaattttttaatgtttctactttttttcctttttaaatATCGACCATCATTACTAGAATTAGAATCTGAACTATAATTTCCATATGACTTTTGAAGCACCgtattattaatttcattatctatatttatatcataatttttatataaatttttacattttttataaacctttaaataataatcataTATGCTATTTATGTTCTCGTAATaattatcaatatttttattattttcgttatatatatcaatatcAATATCTGAATCTGTGTCATAATCATTCTCAATAATGTTTACATCATTAATTAAATCTGTGTCttttgtgtatttttttttatcaagtTCCCCATCCAAAGTGTCATTTATCTGATCACCTATTATATTTGGTCTCAAAtcgttatttatatgttcaCTCTCCTTTTTTATACTATGAATAACATTATTACTTATAGGATTATTATCCTTTGTATTAACAATATTCATAGTGAGATTCATTCCTTTGGAGGTGTTGTGATTAACTTTTGTTTTTCCATCGACGATCTcactatatttattatccTCTGCTACTAAGGCACCGTCTTTTGTGTTTTCTTTGTTTAAGGAATAATCTGACTTTATATCTATATCACCTAATAATTTGtcattatatgaaaaagaCGAAGATCCAAAAGAAGATaaagaatttttattttttccttttttcaTGCTTGTCTTATGTATATCTctgatatttattattcttcCATCTAATTTCTCAAAACTTagttttaaattatattttaaaatatttttacataaaaaattgttaaaaatcTTTCTTCCtcttttatatgtatttgaACCAACACTCCATATTAAagcataaataaatatagatgtaatatatttttgaaagcTCTCTTTTTTATCAGAATCATTAATTTCAAAAGAgcaatatgaaaataaactatcaatacatttaataaatgatatacaataataatattcattgaatgcataaacaaataagttattaatacaaataaataataaagatttGTGAAAAAGacacataaataaatttaataaaatatgtttatgtataggatcaaaattattcggtaatgtatttatatatgagcATATGTAGGAAGCAATACTTAAATcacaattatttaatattattaagcCACACCGGCTGATTGTTGCCATAGTAACATCTTTTAAATCCGACGTTTCCATTATGAAACGCGTATGATTATGTATTGGTATAATATCACATTTagataaacataaaattttgGATTCATCTAAAACagaatttaaattttctatCCATAATGAATGTAAATAAcaatcaaaatatattatattcaaataatcATCACTATTATATGTAGAATTTAtttctaatatttttttagttaaTATACCATGGACCCACTTATTAGATACTTCTTCATAAAAAcctaataaatatttttctcttATAACATTTGCATTGATAACATAATCattcatttttctttttattatttctctATCATTAATTgtatttattgttttatttaaaattttataagaCGTTGTTTTAGATAATGGATAAGACAAAAATAACACACCTGTATgaaattttatcatattatataattgaatTAATTTACCTACATATCTATCAGTACCAACATAATTTAATtctaacatttttttttttaacattttttttaaataatcttcaaccatttcttttttggataaaaatgatttattatgtttacTATTTATTCCTTTTATTGATTCCCTTATATTGCAATTTAACAATTTATTagtgtttatattttttcttgtatatttattattttccttaTCCTTATTATTCCCATTATTGATATTACTAGTTTCATCTTTATACACAAATGCATCACATTGGCCATTTGGCAACCCTTCTTTGTTTGCGTTAAGCGCATTATCACGattaaatttattcatagaatcatttttttcgtttgaattatatatttcataggacccattattttctattctATTTGCATTAGCATCTTCTGAATCCTCTTTTGCCAATGATTCCATCTCTTCAATTTCCTGTAATCCTCTAACCCCTTTTATATTAGAATTAAATAGttctttt of Plasmodium berghei ANKA genome assembly, chromosome: 6 contains these proteins:
- a CDS encoding dynein heavy chain, putative; amino-acid sequence: MSTNNNYIKKNVFLSTIFCHSDNLKNLIRDNIKESPRKGHQENNYLSADNFSYNEDGQKDIFKDEEIYSRDFSSKEKRCKLFVTYKNKRENEPRFITIEKIKNKYKSINIQDVLNEKKKLLDSEEINLKWEDIINYNDSSFDIFTIEEIIKELKEESYINELERNKEAEKHKLKDVSSEGTKGKDQYIVPFKAKGVVSKNSLVFESTFDDIYIYNYNYDSKLFKVKKKLSSEFFEIDRIQFFFTSENPILYAEKLFNAIKNKSNSLKRRRHYLKIDNTFLNLNCIMNEAEDIIKNDINMKNSKNIDIVTKELNTFCSVWLGRSISNNNFNNYYRKIERNKKEIKYYNYDFENKKNIIKQCVLFENEKVIKTFLGISNKCSLIKISIFHTDIQNSFELNEFFQLQNTSVLKSFETVNNIWMNDIKFTIEENLKNCTKGNYSLKDISIETFKYTKIRIFFNILKLMIEKKINEMLISNIESFVQNFVQNIKSCRKKKNYTPIFVINITKKFDYTRFILDNNPIYFYEKIEDLIISMLIKYQQIEKIEKLVIPQIFKNDKFIFYKSMKENDVFINDKLNELKKIFEESKLMVNNYLSKINKHSDILNFNVNEAIKNIDINTSVEHIQNIIYKNLEKIQKINDTIEDNINLGVFLVKSKDIKLFIINEINNYIKALTSIIVQRYKEKYTSNLMFYNSIIVRLKKKTNNIQEVYEKEEYIKGMKKSRDFVSNDIKEINVLFNYLNKLNYKFSNEDYLSYWKIINRPSKIEKIVKEVNEHIVKQKNVLLEELINEESKFQSNIVDMKENIQSIKSFNDENNYLNINKFILTVQNQLTVLIKESKEINLREKLFNIEISDFTILLKIQNELNLYQTFWLICKSIKTMDERFDKKINSLNYKKIEEDFNFILKNMNTINKHANEYYKNKNSLIKKMNKKLTFFNSYVSLLISLRKPSIKERHIKQIAQIIDEKNIVDFNNMTFNELLKLNINSKITSIISICEKANKENAIEKFLVKIKNNFNKIEFQMKQEENNKIFIISNINEILTKIEENLVLNQNLLIINIYEIYHIDIINNQNMMINANTVINILKKSQNLFLYLSRIFVLTDISKQLTNESKKYKLIYNNFQNIYKLIEEDKKLETFCLRKDTKEKLTELYNNLNFLLKSINEYLDLKREIFNRFYFLSTDDLINLISSNINDQINTYLFKIFSSVYKLVVVNGSIVGFQSQRGEELLLCNEIPIEKKEITEILVEVEKEMFFSVKKQIYDNILEYKNLINIKEEDFLKSNDATNYRKCLSNESTASTISSFSSHNSLIYDNSCNIRKMKEYNKNNVISKNNINNVRMMDTVQNEIDFKDTDLDIESYENFNKKIKFSLNKNSQFVLIIKNLFWSNLVELFLKYNNLNKYKNILNEELYEYIHIINKVDKKKSVLLHTLIISLVHNRDIVEKLIKKRVNDVNNFNWLIQLKYFYYNKNLYIKYLNESHIYGYEYIHNDNKIILTNLINKYFISILHSYSSKLGICSVGLAGTGKTETTKYFSKFIGKFNFVYNCSSNINFDFLKNLFFGIATNGIFFCFDEFNRISIEALSVLAQQLSNLFNAKSKKFLMNNIEDQKNKIKKKQVNMLSVKSGKNLENNDNEEENENNIADKTMRNINNINKLNKTDEHNLISSKKNILFFEGKYIKVNEEFNIFIIINPFYKGRSVLPNNIKALFRFFNFIKPDFFTIVEVMLYSKGYKYSKILSKKIILLFELCEHNLSRQKHYKYDLRTVKKITYVMGKIIKGKGNNNTNKNIFYEYKYLFIAIIECIMPSIVKNDIYLFLNILKNIFYELYTYNQSLNHSEKTENMVDLRYIISNSRNNDNIILMYLKDFYCNMNDEKELFNSNIKGVRGLQEIEEMESLAKEDSEDANANRIENNGSYEIYNSNEKNDSMNKFNRDNALNANKEGLPNGQCDAFVYKDETSNINNGNNKDKENNKYTRKNINTNKLLNCNIRESIKGINSKHNKSFLSKKEMVEDYLKKMLKKKMLELNYVGTDRYVGKLIQLYNMIKFHTGVLFLSYPLSKTTSYKILNKTINTINDREIIKRKMNDYVINANVIREKYLLGFYEEVSNKWVHGILTKKILEINSTYNSDDYLNIIYFDCYLHSLWIENLNSVLDESKILCLSKCDIIPIHNHTRFIMETSDLKDVTMATISRCGLIILNNCDLSIASYICSYINTLPNNFDPIHKHILLNLFMCLFHKSLLFICINNLFVYAFNEYYYCISFIKCIDSLFSYCSFEINDSDKKESFQKYITSIFIYALIWSVGSNTYKRGRKIFNNFLCKNILKYNLKLSFEKLDGRIINIRDIHKTSMKKGKNKNSLSSFGSSSFSYNDKLLGDIDIKSDYSLNKENTKDGALVAEDNKYSEIVDGKTKVNHNTSKGMNLTMNIVNTKDNNPISNNVIHSIKKESEHINNDLRPNIIGDQINDTLDGELDKKKYTKDTDLINDVNIIENDYDTDSDIDIDIYNENNKNIDNYYENINSIYDYYLKVYKKCKNLYKNYDINIDNEINNTVLQKSYGNYSSDSNSSNDGRYLKRKKSRNIKKLENKYDPENVDDIIYNVNYYNDIYNLTQTHQISKDAEVIETTNETIPIETTYQNNDNNNNNATSVKVSEDEQIMMQKNRFLEDRCSLSSRKDQENDINHENKKMYNKKSYNTRKELKLDINLFDFYFNYQKNVLSHLTNKENKFTCIDEYINNNDMMVKQKKQISMLYNIDVFIKNKKNIIISGCSNIGKSLTVDCYLNRIIGNDKFFTVDFYFSNSTTSKHVRNYIESKLIKIRNNFYGTPNNKICTFYIDDINIETEVGSFKRSHYLSSHEFLRMLFNYNFFIDEHLCLKYVDDLTCLATMNNSHANNKTSRLYNNFNIIYYNSYNYKEIYNIFYTYLNYLFNVYDINIKSLVKNIVNMQTDIYKSLKGMKYNNNFDCYSGRKEEIFLNFFDINNIKKVFKYIFYLSKNINTRKEQILLYFINENKSLYVESFKSKSNKKKCAEIIKNKFKEYFPNEFDKIYNHYNNITFCNFLNLYQNVYEQVYDINDLYSCVNSYISEYNNKEKINLILFDNILIYICKITKTFMIENSHILSIGINDTIKKSVNKICAFIINKTLVISELNKNSKKKVFKEEIKRCLFDCGIYEKQYVYYINDENNNFDFILENLNNIYNYNDSYLLYNEESLKKIYNECKSKCEEEHLVRNITNIYNIYKKTIRKKFHVSLNISLNTVDYILKYPYILKNSHIIYFEEDNKQGLHIIAKNFFKNTLECDTKKILNEHSSLEPIIKTTKEQRIDVNVTSEETINEKNESKSIINYNTIVDSTLEPGQVNTVKPVGETNKLKEEWDPNILNDTNNSNKDKNGNIKLYNNVIGDDSKSIEKGKKVDDGRNPCTIFNGNNIEMKEKTALLQESEMEIISNEGESKWIDNIVENKIFLRIHKEIVLLSKKYKKEKQIHVCINYNKYIHLLHYFDYFYNLKKIEFDKNIDLYSKALNKLRKCEHDIKIMKNYLLNMQPVLNNTNIEMKKKANEIERDKKDAYIKQAEIKKKENEMKTKIKSITNLKNEVNAEISKSFALLSDSLNNLNKLKVDHLRELKAFINPPAIVIMVIQCILTFLKEDEKYLQGKLIRPKTLNYWVLAQKSIFRDSKAFLENLKKYDKNLIEEEMIIKIEPLIKNKNFNPKFVRKASKACETMCQWILAIYNYFIINKELKPKKEKVIMLENEINKELEYLEICRNDLNIVNDNLKRIETEREEITIKQNELFEKIENIKEKIKRSKIILTCLLEQEIKWIKKKEYLKKKRDLLIGDSIIIASLMNYISYFSYEYRIIIKLKIFKILTQFNIKHTKNISIYNFLESKINLERWIAYGLTKSKVYFENIVIMNNSIKYNLLIDPHFIVTNFLKNLYDKKKDVEILRNNSSNFIDKVERCMRLGNIVLFTHYDDSASILFSSLLNYKINKSLINLQNLRNKKNDKQTEDNYLNCENQISSLSTSLNNSVVIEKKDEENCSTDSKITIQKDNEKSNNMKNNCVNFNNKIITINNSFNIYFIVYGNPHFDDNTQNCLNVVNFNINLKILEEYFLETLIEKLSKNSNEKRTMLIHHIHDLNNQIINKENEILYILNYKEDILSDDDIVKTFENANNLFHENKKKIKEFKINKKEIMKIRKNYISMSEHISIIYHSMNKLIAFNPFYNSSILSFVNLLNISIDKSEENKLLDKRKKDILNIFTKKIHYEISRTLSEKHQYIFFFYLVCMINIYKREIEYDDYYFLIYDDYPKFSNVKNEVVKMVQNKHNHKERRESAIAEGLTKNVLINDGKVGDGAKFGDSYNRFPNLDANIDIKIKNDGKFSLENEKATSSDEDMQVTSDDEDNNINQDNISLHTLEESSDKESVCSEKQYKFMGIPTQKSNGQYNNTHIQYMMLQQNKKENDDFMNSFEDNVIIETFEESKNDEVIQADNDSKYVFEFETKNLSWLNMKEYISVKKLIKKEKYYIFFKKVLNEYEYIFRNIKTDHTILQHKDIKNLLGDFEKLIIYKIFHFDILKLNMNNYVDQHLNISSQNYAKDLYKCYEHSSKNKLILILSEHRLNTANDIMTLSEKITGKNNLIIYNKHDKNYLLKILNDAIKDGLWVLIENAHLNIHLILEIEKYIEICNIQYSNPEFRIWISTSSVASFPHYLLKLCVKITFENPYNLKSSLINVYSSIDEDEMDDGEIQLGELDEGEEDLDCSGYNDYVDDDTKLESVEEMSEILSMNSKDHNDDCDKFACGKKLKKTKRNESEKILINKLNFILCFFHSLIQERNKFKNKGFNNIYEFTDIELKLSKKNICKFFNNKNIDINLLRYLIGNIIYGGIIIDRNDQKCFNIILKKYINDKVIYSNSEYKFNNSYYCPHSSNKNIFLRYIKSLPFITDFSIFNLHPSLNVLYLKNYNLKILKNLERLECDVLKDKMGVHILYIIDVLKSILPPFIDSNMLKDIFLNNLNCSIVTFLKIEADKYNNLLRIIYNDLTNIINFIKGKGKFEKIYNTYNSIMNLSIPKKWITNSFYSKLQIFHFAKLIKLKFSYIVKYISNLSNKVFNLASFISPKSLILAIREKFSKEMKVDANNIKLKYEVSSYFNEEDIKEDSYFVGGIFIEGAIFDVANLIIKESTNKELYCPIPYIKIDFITKNVPTPNNKNNKFNFQFFKCPIYKHIHKTDNSLNDNEPIFYLKLNSKEKKEKWIERNVSGVLILK